Part of the Aneurinibacillus sp. REN35 genome, GTCATGCGGCTTATATCAGTCATCCGCTGGTTTACTATCTTCTGTTCTTCTAGTAAATGATCCTGAATCTCCAGAAAAAAATTCGTCTCCCCAAATAGTATGCTATATTCTCGTGCAGTCTCTATCGCCTTTTCCATCTGTCCATCGGCAAGCAGCCTGCCTACTTCTCCGTCTCCTGCTCCACTTAACGCAATAATTCCTTCTGTATTGTCGCGCAATTCTTCTTTAGCCAGAAGCGGACGATGCCTGCCTGTAAGATGTGCTTGGGACAAGAGGCGCATCATGTTGCGATATCCCTTCTCATTCTCTGCAAGCAGCACGAGGGTTGAGCCCTTCTCCTCCCGATCCCATTCCCTGTCTGCAGGCTTGGCGGCCACCTGCAGCTGACAGCCTAGAATGGGCCGAATTCCTTCTTCACGACAGGCCTTATAGAAAGGTACAATTCCATACATTGCTGAAGTATCCGTAAGCGCAAGCGCATTCATTCCCAGTTCCTTGGCTCGTTGCACGAGCGGACGAATACGCGCCGTACTCTCCAAAAGGCTGTATTCGCTATGCACATGCAAATGCACAAAAGATCCCGTCTCCATCATCTTCCTCCTGTTCGTATCCTTCCTTTTATTATAACCTGTAGCGCAACATAGAAACAAACGTTCTCTTTTCATATTTTTCTCTTGTCCTTCATATATGTGGACATAAGGTACTTTGAGGAGAGGACGGTGTGCATATGAGTAAAATGTTGATCGGCTACCTGGCAAGCAAAATGTCACTATATTTCTTCATCGCATTCGGAATCGTACTGGGTGGTTCTCTACTGGGCGGCTTGGCAGCCTTTCTTACCAGACAACCGCCTTTTCATACAATGGAAGAACTGGCTCTTAAACTTAAAATTTGGGGCATGGTAGGCGCTCTCGGCGGTACATTCGATTCATTTATGCAAATCGAACGCATTTTTGCAGAAGGGAATATGTCTCCGGTTATTAAGCAAATTATATTTATCGTAAGCGCATTTATTGGTGCCGATACCGGCACACGGCTTATTCGTTGGCTCGTAAATGGGGAAGCATCATGAGAGTGCCTTCTGGCGCCTACTGGCGGCGCTCGATCCGTTTCATTCTTTTATTTGTACTAGGTCTCCTGCTCGGCATGTGCGTTCTTTTATTGCTTGTAGGAGACGAAGTGGACAGGCTGCATGTGAAGATTCGTAAATTAGAGCAGCAAAATGTCGAATATGCAGAAGAAATTCTCGAATACAAAAAACTGGAGCATAATTTGATTCAAAAAGATAAAAAGGTGGTAAAAGATATTGAACTCCATCTTTCGGCAGACGACGAATTTGTGGAAGCTGAACTCAAAAAAAAACTTAGTAAGGACTTATACTTTCTTAGAGGAAAGCCGTTGGATTATGTAGCTGGCTTCCATGAAGGTATTATGGTGATGGTGGCTGAGCGCAAATATACGCTCGACAATCGGATTTATTCGCTCCATCTCTCCACTCTTGTCATCTCACCATCGCTACATCTGCATATCAAAGTACAGGAACAAAGGCCATAGCGTTCTTTTGCTCGCAAATAAAAACAGTTTTTAGTAAAATAATAAGAAAAAGGAGGAATTCGTATGGTCATTAGTCGAAGAGAAATGGCACGTGCCAAAGTCGAAAAATTGAAAAATGGGTTCTCCGCTTTTTCTGAAACACAGGAAGTTACCGATCTAATGGAACGCTACATCAAAGAAGAAAATCTTGATGTCCATGTTGATAAAACCTCATTAGGCTGTTGGTTTATCCCCGCTACTGGCGAGAAGACGCAGCAGGAAATGTAATATACACATAAGCGATGGTATACTCTTTATAGAAGCGGAGTACCATCGCTTTTTCTATGAAAAAAACAGAGGGTGATTGTACTTTTTGAAAAACGATGCGAAAATAGAAACGATATCGCATCGAAGGGAGTTCCTGCATTGACGGCTATTCTCACAGTTATCCTTATCCTTTCTGCTACAGTAGCGCTCTATTACGCCATTACCTGGCGCAGCCAGCCCGGTGTGAAGGCGCGCATTTATCAGTCGCGCATGAATGTCGCTATGGGTATATTTCTGCTTGGCGTCGGATTTAATCAATTGACATTCGACAGGGTTGATACGATTCGTATCATCATCGGTATTGTCTTTCTCCTAATCGGGGGCGTAAATCTGATCATGGGCATTCGCAACTTACGCTACTTCATGAGAATACAAAAGGATCAAGGCGAAAAAAAATAAAGCGGAGCATGTCCGCTTTATTTTTTTAGAACCACGTTCCTTTTCCACTATCTTTCGATAACCTGCGTTGTCATCATCGCCTTTGATACAAGCGTTCCTTGATGGTATACTTCTACTTCCACTTTTCCGAACTTCCGGCTTGCTTCAAGCACACGCGGATGAATCTCAATCGTACTCTCAATCTGTACGGGTTTAAGGAAGTACACGGTAATGTTCTCTGGAACCATGTCACCTTTCTTATACTGTCTAAGCGCATGGCTGCCTGACTCGGATACAAGCGTTGTCAGTACCCCGCTCGAAATATTCCCAAGGTGATTGGTCATCTGCGGAGTTACTTCACCCCGGAAATAAATACCGTTTTCACCTTTAACCTCACGAAAACGATTCATAATCTGATTCGCAAACGTCTCACCCATCTGCGGCTGCTTCTGAATATACTGCAGGGCTTTAAGAACATCCTGGCGTGTAATCACACCTAACAGACGGCGATGATTATCAACAACCGGCAGCATCTCAATGCCTTCCCATACCATCATGTGTGCTGCGGAAGCGACCGAGACGCGAGCCATAACGGTAATTGGATTTTTCGTCATAACCTTCTCAATCGGCATGTCTTGCTCATGTCCGACAATATCCTTCGTTGTTACAACCCCAAGTACCTTCATGCTCTCATCCACTACGGGAAAACGCCCGTGTCCAATCGTCTCGACAAACCGGTGCCAATCCCCAATAGTATGATTGCTGTTTAGATAGTACGCATCCTTTAACGGGATCAAAATATCTTCAACCATCATAATTTCTTTCTTAATTAACCGGTCATCAATTGCACGGTTAATCAGCGTAGCTACCGTAAATGAATCATAACTGCTGGAGATGATCGGCATCTGCAGCTCATCAGCCAGCTTCTTCACTTCCTCGCTCGTATCAAATCCGCCGGTAATAAGTACTGCTGCCCCATGCTGCAGGGAAAGCTTATGGGCTTGATAGCGGTTGCCTACAATCAATAAGCTGCCCGCTTCCACATACCGCATCATCGCTTCAAGCTTCATCGCGCCAATAACGAATTTATTCAATGTTTTGTGCAAGCCTTCCCGACCGCCAAGCACATGTCCATCTACGATGTTAACAACTTCAGCAAACGTCAGTCTCTCAATGTTTTGCTTTTTCTTCTTTTCAATACGCACAGTGCCAACCCGCTCGATGGTACTCACCATCCCCTGGGCTTCAGCGTCTTTGATTGCGCGATATGCCGTACCTTCGCTCACTTCAAGTTCCTTCGCTACTTGGCGAACTGAAATCTTGCTTCCAACTTCTAATTCCTCAATATGTTGTAGAATCTGCTCATGTTTTGTAGCCATAGCTTCACCTTCTCCGAAAAAATTGGAGGTTAGAGCCGCCTGCTCTCTATCTCTTCCATGTCTTGTCCTTGTTCTTTATTATGCCACCTTTACACCAATTTCACTTCATAAAAGCGGCCTGTATTATTCTGTATTAGTTTCATTATACTTTGTTATTATAACAATCACAAACAGAAAATAAGCCACCATAACTCGGCGGCTTATCCTGTACTTATTCAAAATCTGCTCGTGTTCTCTCCCTTTGTCTCTCGCGTTCCTCAATCTGAGGCGGCGCCGTGTCCCCTTCCTCTCTTGCACCGATAATCTGGTACAGAAGAGCACCGATAATCAGCAGAGCAAAAGCAAGCCAAACCGCGCTAAATACGAACGCATCGGTGTGAGCAGAAAGAATAGGAAGACGCGGCAACCCATAGAGAACAAGCAAAAAAGCAAAAATAAGATAACTAATGTTACGGAACGGACGCCTCATATGCATTCACCTCGTCATACTGAAATAAATAAGCTTGTACAGTATATGCAAGAGGGGACACGCTCAGACTCACTACTATCTTACTCCTCAAATCGAGCGCGCATCTGTGCCGGATGGGCAGCAACGCAGCGGAAAATCTTCATACCCCGATCCACAAACTTCGCTTCATATTCGGTCATGACATTTCCTTCGACAGCATCGCTGTTATGAAGATCAAATGTAATCTCCTTAAGCAAAAACAACTCATGTGCAAATTCATTTAGACTAAATTCAAATAAACCTTCGTTATCGGTTTTTAGCTGAATCACACCACTCGGCTTTAGCAGTTTCCGGTATTTCTCTAAGAATTCACGGTACGTCAACCGGCGCTTAAAATGCCGCTTCTTCGGCCATGGATCACTGAAATTAAGATAGAACTTGTCCACTTCTTCCGGTGCAAAGTACTTCTCGATATCCTGAATGTTTATCCAAAGAAATGCGATATTACTAAGCCCTTTTGCTTCTGCTTTATGCACCGCTTTAATCAATACTTCCTCATACAGCTCAACACCGAAATAGTTGATGTCTGGATTTTGCTCGGCAAGCGTCGTGATAAAGTTGCCCTTTCCTGTACCAAGCTCAACATGAATCGGATTGTTATTTCCAAAGAATGTGTGCCATTTTCCTCTGTATTCCTCACCGTCTAACGGAATAAGCTTTGGATATGTCTCCATAGCCTCCCGCACACCCGGTTTTTTACGTAAGCGCATGTTATCGATCACCTGTTTATTTCAAGATTTTTCACACTGATATTAATCTTACGCGCTGGGATTCGAAGATGCAACCGCAAAAAAAGAGAGCAGCCTGATCGGCTGCTCCAACACAAGAGGTATATAAAAAGGGGGTTTTTCATCACATCTTTAAGATACTCTATCAATATTACACAGGTATTACAAAACTATTACTAAACTATTATATTTCAAACTCATCACCCACATTCATCACCCGACCTGCAAGGCCCTTTCTTTCTAATTCCTGCACGAATGCGCTTGCATCCTGTTCAATAGCAGGGAATGTATTATAATGCACAGGTACCGTAAGCTTCGCGCCAACCCATTCAGACGCCTGCAGCGCATCCTCCGGTCCCATCGTATAGTTATCGCCAATCGGCACAAACGCTACATCGATGCGGTTGCGCTCTCCGATCATTTTTAGATCGCTAAATAGGCCGGTATCTCCGAGATGATAAAGTGTCTTGTCCTCTATTGTCACAAGGAAGCCACCCGGCATCCCCGCATATACAATCTTCTGCTCCTCATCAAGTACGATACTTGAGCTGTGAAATGCCTGGGTCATTTTCACTTTTCCAAAATCAAATGTATACGCTCCGCCTAAATTCATCGCATGCGCCTTAACTCCCTGCCATCCCATATATGTCGCCAACTCATGCGTGGCGATTATGGTCGCATCATTTTGCTTGGCAATGGCAAGCGCATCGCCAATGTGATCTCCATGACCGTGCGTTAAGAGAACGTATTGAACCTTAATATCTTCCGGCTTTGCTTTTGCTAAGCTGTTTCCCGTTAGAAACGGATCAATAATCAGCGATGTACCTTGGTTTGAAACTTGCACACAAGAATGTCCATGATACGTAATTTTCATACTTCATCCTCCATTCATTGCTTCATTGCTTCATCCTCTTCTATTGTATCAGCCTACTAAGACGTAAACAAATAGATAACGGGAAGACTCACGCTCTCAAACATTTACTCATAAGATAAAGGGATGATACACGCATACAGGAAGGAGGGGGCGAGCGATGACACAACATTATACGCGGATTCAACGCACAGCCGATACAGCTTTTTCTTCCGGAATCGATTTACAGCTCCCAGCTTCCTTTGCCAAAGCTTACGGGATTTCCGGCACACGCTCACTTGAACTCGTCTATGGCCTGCAGAAAGCTGTGGTAGACTTCGAGGTCGCTGCTACCAGTTCAGCGATACGTATCCGGGATTCCCTGGCACGCAGGCTTCATCTGCTCGATGATGATCTGACGTACGGTTTTCATTTTCACCCCGAGACCCGAACATTGTTAGTCGGCCCACTAGTCGGCGCTCTCATTTATCGAATGTCTCCTACAGAAGAAGGACCGTTCGGCAGCATTACCAATTTCTGCAGAGAGCTGACGGAAGCTTGCCGAAAACGGGGCGGGCTCGGCTTTATCTTCACGCTTGAACAAGTGTCCCAGGAAAATGACACCGTGGAGGGCTGGACTTACCGCAACCAGCAGTGGATCAGACGATATTTCCCCCTTCCCAAATGCATCTATAATCGAATTGGATCACGCCGAATTGAAGAAAAAGCCGACACACAGGAGAGGATTTCAATACTAAAAGAAAAAGGCGCGCTGTTCTTCAATGAGCAATTCCTCGACAAATGGCAGATTTACCAGCGGTTGTCTCTTCTTCCGGAGGCAGCATCCTTTTCTCCTTATACCGAACTTTATAAGGGTGCTGCATCCTTGACTGACATCTTACAGCATTATCCTTATCTGTATTTGAAGCCGTCTAGCGGAAGCCTCGGTCGCGGCATCATCCGCATTGTACGCACGAAAGACGGCTATGTCTGTCAATATGATTCATTGAACGGTACGGTTACGCGCCGCTATGCTACGTTCGGTCCAATGCATCAGATGCTGCGCTCCCGCATCGGAAAACAGCCTTATTTAATGCAGCAGGGTCTGCATCTTGTCAAGCTTCGCGGGGGAATTGTCGATTTTCGGGCACTTGTGCAAAAAAACAAACAGGGGGAATGGAGCATCACTTCTATCGTAGGGCGCAGCGCACCGACCAGCAGCAGCATTGTTTCTAATGTAGCGCGCGGCGGCACCATGCTGTCTCTACAACGGACACTAACGGCAGTAGGGTTTCCGCCGATTGCCTGCAAGACAATCGCCGCTTCCGTCCGAGAGCATGCGCTTCTGATTGCCCGTCTCTTTGAACAATCGATAGAAGGCCATTATGCTGAACTTGGGATTGACCTTGGCATCGACAAAAACGGAAAAGTATGGCTCCTTGAGATTAACTCCAAGCCCTCTAAAACAAACAATGCATTGGCGAATGCCAGCAAAGGGCCGCGTCCTTCTGTCATTCGACTGGTTGACTACTGTTTTTGGCGCAGCGGCTATCAAGCTGCCGCCGTGCAAAAAACTCCGAAAATCAAGCGTCGTACAAGAAGGAGGTCATCACCATGAAAAAAAGGGGATCGGGCTATTTAGCCATCTTGGCCACTCCGAGCGCGAAATATAAACCCTTTCCGGAAAAATCTTTTTATGCGTTTATGACTCAAGCGGGGAGACGTATCGGGCTGCCCGTCTATGTTATTTTACCTACACATATTAATTTTGCGACCAAAACCGTCGTCGCATATCGGTATACCCCCGAAAAAACATGGGTACGAGTTCGCATGCCATTTCCGGCAATGGTATATGATCGGCTATCCAATCGCGCAAAATACGCCAAACAAATAAAAGGCCTAAAAGAAGAACCTTCCATTACATTTCTCGGACATGTGTTGGGCGATAAGCTCAAAAACCATAATCATTTGATTCAACACCCCGAGATTGCCGCCCATATGCCGCCTACA contains:
- a CDS encoding YtrH family sporulation protein, producing MSKMLIGYLASKMSLYFFIAFGIVLGGSLLGGLAAFLTRQPPFHTMEELALKLKIWGMVGALGGTFDSFMQIERIFAEGNMSPVIKQIIFIVSAFIGADTGTRLIRWLVNGEAS
- a CDS encoding YtpI family protein, whose product is MTAILTVILILSATVALYYAITWRSQPGVKARIYQSRMNVAMGIFLLGVGFNQLTFDRVDTIRIIIGIVFLLIGGVNLIMGIRNLRYFMRIQKDQGEKK
- a CDS encoding DRTGG domain-containing protein, whose protein sequence is MATKHEQILQHIEELEVGSKISVRQVAKELEVSEGTAYRAIKDAEAQGMVSTIERVGTVRIEKKKKQNIERLTFAEVVNIVDGHVLGGREGLHKTLNKFVIGAMKLEAMMRYVEAGSLLIVGNRYQAHKLSLQHGAAVLITGGFDTSEEVKKLADELQMPIISSSYDSFTVATLINRAIDDRLIKKEIMMVEDILIPLKDAYYLNSNHTIGDWHRFVETIGHGRFPVVDESMKVLGVVTTKDIVGHEQDMPIEKVMTKNPITVMARVSVASAAHMMVWEGIEMLPVVDNHRRLLGVITRQDVLKALQYIQKQPQMGETFANQIMNRFREVKGENGIYFRGEVTPQMTNHLGNISSGVLTTLVSESGSHALRQYKKGDMVPENITVYFLKPVQIESTIEIHPRVLEASRKFGKVEVEVYHQGTLVSKAMMTTQVIER
- the trmB gene encoding tRNA (guanosine(46)-N7)-methyltransferase TrmB, with product MRLRKKPGVREAMETYPKLIPLDGEEYRGKWHTFFGNNNPIHVELGTGKGNFITTLAEQNPDINYFGVELYEEVLIKAVHKAEAKGLSNIAFLWINIQDIEKYFAPEEVDKFYLNFSDPWPKKRHFKRRLTYREFLEKYRKLLKPSGVIQLKTDNEGLFEFSLNEFAHELFLLKEITFDLHNSDAVEGNVMTEYEAKFVDRGMKIFRCVAAHPAQMRARFEE
- a CDS encoding metal-dependent hydrolase, yielding MKITYHGHSCVQVSNQGTSLIIDPFLTGNSLAKAKPEDIKVQYVLLTHGHGDHIGDALAIAKQNDATIIATHELATYMGWQGVKAHAMNLGGAYTFDFGKVKMTQAFHSSSIVLDEEQKIVYAGMPGGFLVTIEDKTLYHLGDTGLFSDLKMIGERNRIDVAFVPIGDNYTMGPEDALQASEWVGAKLTVPVHYNTFPAIEQDASAFVQELERKGLAGRVMNVGDEFEI
- a CDS encoding YheC/YheD family endospore coat-associated protein, with amino-acid sequence MTQHYTRIQRTADTAFSSGIDLQLPASFAKAYGISGTRSLELVYGLQKAVVDFEVAATSSAIRIRDSLARRLHLLDDDLTYGFHFHPETRTLLVGPLVGALIYRMSPTEEGPFGSITNFCRELTEACRKRGGLGFIFTLEQVSQENDTVEGWTYRNQQWIRRYFPLPKCIYNRIGSRRIEEKADTQERISILKEKGALFFNEQFLDKWQIYQRLSLLPEAASFSPYTELYKGAASLTDILQHYPYLYLKPSSGSLGRGIIRIVRTKDGYVCQYDSLNGTVTRRYATFGPMHQMLRSRIGKQPYLMQQGLHLVKLRGGIVDFRALVQKNKQGEWSITSIVGRSAPTSSSIVSNVARGGTMLSLQRTLTAVGFPPIACKTIAASVREHALLIARLFEQSIEGHYAELGIDLGIDKNGKVWLLEINSKPSKTNNALANASKGPRPSVIRLVDYCFWRSGYQAAAVQKTPKIKRRTRRRSSP